Below is a genomic region from Castanea sativa cultivar Marrone di Chiusa Pesio chromosome 2, ASM4071231v1.
CTATTCTGTCTTGTTTGATGTAGACTATTTGAAGAGACgaatttttgcatttttgaaGACCGAATGCTTGGTAATCCTGCTCAGGTCACAAATGGTGGGCATTGGGCAATATATTTGAGTAGGAACAGCCCACTTCTCAGTCCCTTGCCTTTGATTCTgatcttttgtcttttttttttatagtttgtaTCTTGGCTAACCTGCttggtttcttctttctttttctgtaaGTGTCCCATAGTCGAGTTcacgtggaactcaagtttctgAGTTTCGAGTTACTACAgtgaaatcgagtttaaaaaccttgagatgttagtttgctaattagtttgaaaacaaTGTTAACTAAcatatatgtttgaaaattatcTTCATATGCCAATTTTCTCCTTGCAATGTCACCCAAACTTATCTAGTAGTTTTAAGTTGATGTCTTCTATTTAGCTAGTTTTTCTATTCACTTGATTCTATCTTATTGAcataaatattatcttttatGGAGCTTTTGTGCATAATGGTATTTGGAGAATTGTGCAATAAATTAGGCTGTACATTGAGATCCTTGCCAATTTATCTTGAACATGGGCTTATATTACTCTTGACTCCCTAAAATTTGTGTAGTATGGCTGCCGTTGCTGAGGTGGATGATGAGTTCGGTCCTGGTCCTAGGGTTCCTTCGGTGTTAAGGTTTCTAACAGAACATCGATCATCTGCTGTTTGGGAAGGCCAGGTAAAATTAAAATCGACGACCTGAGTAgatttctatattcttttcttatccTTTTACATTATGTTGCTTTGGTCCCTTTGAATGCATAGTAATGCTCTTGCAAAATGGTCTCTAAATAATTATCTACCTCTTATCATTTTCGTTTTAGGCTATACTCCTGATTCTGTTGATGTAATTCTTCTTGAGCATAACCTTAATCTTGATATatagcttttgtatttttggtttttgtataaaaaaaataagaagactACAAACGCTTCGTTAAATAAGTTGTCATAAACTCATGGAAATTCCAATTGAAGAACTTATAGTCTATTTTCCCAACAATAGCCACAATCATTTATACAAAGGTTATGGCATATTACATCTCATCACCATGGTTCTATCATGTGTAGGATCCGGGGGTATTGAAATGTCGTGGTCGTAATGAGGAGTTTCGAAAACGAAGCCCGATGGTGGATGATCGCGTCCTCGACATTGTCAAGAGAATTGGATTAGAGGGGCTGTATAGGACCCCATTTAGAAAGCTTGATCATAATTTGATAACGGCCTTTGTTAAGCGATGGCGGCCTGAAACCCACACCTTCCACCTTCCaccttccacatggtgagatgacgATCACATTACAAGACGTGGAGGTTTTGTTGGGGATTCCAATCGATGGTGAGGTAATTGTTGGAACTTGTGCCTTGAGGTGGGCTGTTGAATGTCAGGAAATGCTTGGAATTGTTACTAATTCcatggtgcttaaaggacaGAGGATCCAAATCAAGAAGCTACTTGAAAAAATTGACCAAGGGTTGCTCGATGGTGTAGAAGAGGTTGTTGTGCATCAGTATGCACGGTGTTATATTCTAGCACTCCTAGGGGACACAATTTTCGCTGACAAGTCTGGCGATAGGGTGCATACGATGTGGTTGCAGATGTTGAGGGACCTTCACAATCCACCTCAGTACAGTTGGGGGAgcgcttgccttgc
It encodes:
- the LOC142625144 gene encoding serine/threonine-protein phosphatase 7 long form homolog; its protein translation is MTITLQDVEVLLGIPIDGEVIVGTCALRWAVECQEMLGIVTNSMVLKGQRIQIKKLLEKIDQGLLDGVEEVVVHQYARCYILALLGDTIFADKSGDRVHTMWLQMLRDLHNPPQYSWGSACLAWLYRELCRATDKNASQIGGALILVQYWAWSRFPFLCPMMDLPPDGAYGPPLPSSPLSIK